The Nocardia vinacea genome contains the following window.
ATCCTGATCATCGGACTCGGCATCGGCCCGGTCGCGCGCAATATCACCGGCAATAACCCGTATTGGCTCGGTGCGATCGCGCTGGCATTGCTGGCCTCGGCCTATATCGGTGAAATCTTCCGCTCCGGCATCCAATCCGTGGAGGCGGGTCAGCTGGAGGCCGCGCGTGCCATCGGCTTCGGCTACCGCCAGGCCATGACGCTGGTGGTGATTCCGCAGGGTGTGCGCCGGGTGCTACCCGCGCTGATGAACCAGTTCATCGCGCTGATCAAGGATTCCTCGCTGATCTACTTCCTCGGCCTGCTCGCGACCCAGCGCGAACTGTTCGCGGTCGGGCGAGATCTCAACGCGCAGACCGGAAATCTCTCCCCGCTGGTCGCCGCCGGCCTGGTCTACCTACTGCTGACCATCCCGCTGACGCACCTGGTGAACTACATCGACCACCGGATGCGCACCGGCCGACCCGACCAGCCCATCGACCAGGTCGAGGCGGCCACGATCACGGAAGGGCGCGGATAGCTGATGAGTGCCTCTCTCACCGGAACCGGTCTGCATCTGACGCTGGGCCACAACCATGTGCTGCGCGGCGTCGATATCCATGTCGACGCGGGCAAGACCACCACCGTCATCGGGCCGTCCGGCTCCGGTAAGTCGACACTGCTGCGGGTGCTGAACCGCCTGCACGAACCCGATCAGGGTGATGTGCTGCTGGACGGCAAGTCGGTGCTCACCGAGGATCCGGATAGGCTGCGCCAGCGCATCGGCATGGTGTTCCAGCACTTCAACCTGTTCCCGCACAAGACGGTCGCGGAGAATGTGGCGCTCGGGCCCCGCAAGCTGCGCGGGCTGTCCAGGGATGCCGCTCGCGCGCTGGCCGTCGAGCAGCTCGAGGTGGTCGGGCTGGCCGAGAAGGCCGATTCGCGGCCGGAGAATCTGTCCGGTGGGCAGCAGCAGCGCGTGGCGATCGCCCGAGCGCTGGCCATGCAGCCGGAGATCATGTTCTTCGACGAAGCCACCTCGGCGCTGGATCCGGAGTTGGTGAAGGGCATTCTCGCGCTGATGGCCGATCTGGCTACCAAGGGAATGTCGATGATCGTGGTGACCCACGAAATGGGTTTCGCGCGTAGCGTCTCTGACAGCGTGCTGTTCATGGACGCTGGTCAGGTGGTCGAAACCGGCACCCCCGACGCCCTGTTCGACAACCCGCGGACGCCGCGCCTGCAGCGCTTCCTCTCCCAGGTTTTGTGATAGCCAGCACACTTCTAGTAAACTCGATAGATGCGCACCTGTTAATGTGTCGTCACGCTCGGCGCCGCATATCCAGCAATGGGAAACGAGGAGGTCCGATGACCACAGCGCATCACGAGCACACCGAACACCAGCACACCCACGGCCCCGGCTGCGGCCACACCGAAGTCCCGCACGGCGACCACGCCGACTACGCCCACAATGGCCACCTGCACCGCGAACACAACGGGCACTGGGACGAATGCGAACCCGCCGGCCACACCGAACATGTAGGCCACGACCACATCCACGGTCCCAATTGCGGCCACGAAGCCGTCCAACACGGCGACCACGTCGACTACCTCCACGACGGCCATCGCCACGCCGCGCACAACGGCCACTACGACGACCACTGAACTCGCCGCGCCGAGCTGCCGACCGACTCGGCCGCAGCTCGGCAACCCGGAAATCGACTCGCCGGGTGACTCGGATTCGAGTAGAGATGGCGGGATGGGGATTGGCGTTCCACGGGTTCGGTTGCTGACGCCCGAGGACTGGGCGGCATAGAAAGACGTTTAGTGCGTCGGTTTCCTGGACGTGGGGAACGTCCTCCTGATGCGCTTGTCGGGCTTGGTGTCCCATCGCAAAGAGCAGGAGGACGTTGCATGAGTAACGGTAGCGGTGTGTCCCGGGGTGATCGCAACCGCAACATGCGTATGAGCGGGCTGCGGGCGTTGGTGCCGCCCGAGAACGCGATCGTCGGGATTGATCTGGCCGACCGCAAACAGATGGTCGTGGTCTGTGACCATGACTCGAAAGTGCTGGCCCGCAAGACGTTCCGTTGCCGTGCCTGGGATATGGGTGCTGCTTTGGACTGGGCCGGCGCCCGTGCCGGGGCCGCGGGATTCACCGGGGCGACGGTGGCGTGTGAGCCGACCGGACATCGGTGGCGAGTGCTGGGACAGCTGGCCGCCGACCGGAACATGTTGTTCGTGTGTGTGCAGCCAGCGATGACCGCTTGGTCGCGTCGTGCTGAGGATCTCACCACCGACAAAACCGACGACAAAGACGCGGTGCTGATCGCGCGGTTGACCGCGCAATTGCGCTGCTATGCACCTGAGCCGGTCGATGAAACCTGGGGTCGGCTGCGGCATCTGGGTGCCCGTCGCGAACGACTGCTGGTCGAGCTGGTAGCGCAAGTCCAGCAGATCCGGGCCCTGCTCGAATGCGTGTGGCCGACCGCGCTCGAAGCCGCCCAGCAGCCGTTCAAATCCCGGACCTGGATGGCAGCACTGCGAGTGATCTGCGGCCGCGGCGGCGCCGACTTCGCCCGCACCCGCCGGTTGGGCCGAGACCGGCTCGAACGCCTCGTCCGCGGCGAGGTCACCCGCGCGGGCGCGAAGCGACCGTGCTTTCGGATCACCAGCAAACTCTTTGCGGCACTGGATGATCCGGCCGGAGTGCTCGCCCACCGGCGCGGTGCGCTGGAACGAGTGCACCTGCTGCTCGAAGACTGGGCAGACACTAAGCGACGCCTGACCGACACCGAAACCCGCATGGTTAGCGTGCTCGACGAGCTCCGGCTCACCGAGCTGGTCACCTCGATCGTCGGACTGTCCGCAGTGGGGGCCGCAGCGATCCTGGCCGAAACCGGCGACCCCGCACGGTTTCGGACCGCGCGAGCGGTAGTCAAACACGCCGGTCTTGCACCCCGGGAGAAGAAATCCGGGAGCTTCACCGGCCGCGCCCGGCTCACCGGAGCCGGGCGCCCAGGACTGCGGCTGGCTGCCTGGCGAGGCGTGTGGGGCACCCAACGCGCCAACCCCGTCTATGCCGCCCGCTACCGGCATCTGACCACCCGAGAGACGAACCCGCTCACTCCCACCCAGGCTCAGGCCGTGATCGCCGCGGCGATCCTGCGCCAACTCCACGCCGTGGTCACCACCAGACAACCCTGGAACCCGCACATCGCCACCCACGGCACCACCACAACCGAGGCCGCCATGATCTCGACCGCCGCCTGAACAGGCGGATCGTCGAGCGGTCGGTCGGGGCGAGCCCCACGCGGCATCGAGACACCTGGTGATCTCGCCGGAAATCATGGGCAGCCCCGACCTGTCGTCACACAACCCGATTACACGCTGCCGGGATCAACCCCATTACCGCTATGCCGGGACGACGACAGACCACAGGGCACCGACCGGACCGCTTGACACAAAACGACTTACGCTGATTTCGGAGCATTCGCCTGCGCGCCCTGGCCGATGCGCCGCAGGCCTTCGGCTCGACGCTGGAGCAGGCGCGTAGCAGGTCCGATCAGGACTGGTCGGACCTACTGACGCAGCGGGCGCAGTTCGTGGCGAGCGTCGACGGCATCGACGTCGGGACGGCTGCTGGGCTGGACGATCCCGAACGGCCCGGGGCGCACCTGATTTCGATGTGGGTTGCTGAAAAGTCCCGTGGGACCGGGATTTCGGATCGTCTCGTGCGATCGGTGGTCGACTGGGCGGTCGATGCCGGGCATTACAAAGTGTGGTTGGAGGTCGCCGCGGGCAACGCGGCGGCCGAGCGGTTATATCTGCGGCACGGCTTCGTGCGGACCGGGGTTCAAGGGACGATCGCGCCCGACGATCCACGGCCGGAATTCGAGATGCTCTTGAACCTGTGAACCGCGCACGGTCCTCGGCACGCCGGCCGCATACGTATACGTCGGCGAAAAGTACTTATAGGTGACTGATTCGGCACCCCTGGCTCTGCTCATAACGTAGTTCCTGTCAGTAGGAACGACAGCGAAACCCCAGATCAGAAGCCTAGGAGGCCATCATGAACGAGCTCGTCGCACAGTACCTGGAAGTCTGGAACACCACCGACACCGCCGCCCGCAAGGCCGGAATCGAAGCCGTGTTCACCGCCGACGCCACATACACCGACCCGCTGGCCGCGGTTGCCGGACACGATCAGCTCGACGCAGCCATCGCCGGAGTCCAGGCCCAGTTCCCCGGTTGGGTGTTCACCCTCGCCGGACCGGTCGACGCCCACCACGACCAGGTGCGCTTCGCCTGGGAGCTCGGGCCGGCCGACGCACCCGCCGTCGTGATCGGCTTCGATGTCGCGGTTGTCGAGGACGGGCGCATCGCCAACGTCTACGGCTTCCTCGACAAGGTGCCCGCCGCCGCCTGACCCGCCCTCGCCTCACCAACCCCGCCGCAGCCACCGCGCTTCCGGTGGCGGCGGCCCTACTCGTCCAAAATCGTTATCCCAGAAGGAAATACCAGCCATGACCACCACCGCCCCCACCTACATGTCCACCCTGCTCGCCCCCGGCCAGAACCTGCTGCGCACCTCGCTGCGCCTGGACTCGGTCGTCACCACCGTCAACGGCCTTGCCTACCTGGGGCTTTCGGGCCCACTGGAATCCCTGCTCGGCCTGGACAGCAAGATCGGCATCCCGATCGGAATCTTCTTGACCCTCTACGGCATCGGTGTCGCCTTGGTCGGCATGACCAAGACCATCAATACCAAGGCCGCCGCCGTGGTCGCCGCGGGTAATGCCGCCTGGGTCGTGGTGAGCCTGGCCGCCCTCGTCGAGGGCGCACTCGAGCTGAACCTGGTCGGCTCGATTTGGACCGTCATGCAGGCAGCGACCGTCGGCGGATTCGCGGCCCTGCAGTACCTCGGCATCCGCAAGGCCCGCTGAAGATTGGATCCACAATCGACCAACTCCGCAAACGCGGCATCGGCAGTGCTTACCCACCCCGCCGGCTCCGCCGGCTGCCGTCCCCACCGCCGACGCCGCGTTCGGCGTTTGTGGTCGGTGGCTGCCTCTAGAGTCGTGCTGTGCTCGAGGCAACCAAGATCCCGACCGAGTTCGGCACCTTCGACGCCCTGACCAGCGGCGAACCCGGTGGCCGGGAAGTCATGCTGTTGCACGGCTTTCCGGAGTCCGCCATCGCATGGGAGTTCCAGCTCACCGCTCTCGGTGGCGGCGGCTGCCATGTGGTCGCCCTTGACCAGCGCGGTTATTCGCCCGGCGCGCGCCCCAACAAGGTCGCCGACTATCGCGTTGAGGAGCTGGTCGGCGATGTCATCGCCATCGCCGACCAATTGGGTTGGCAGCGGTTCGATCTCGTCGGCCACGACATCGGCGCCCACGTCGGGTGGACGGTAGCAGCCGAGCACCCAGCGCGAATCCGCACTCTGACCGCCGTATCGCAGCCGCACCCCACCGCCTTCCTGCAGGCCATGGCCGAGGACGAAGATCAGGCCCAGCGAGCCCAACACTTCACCTACTTCCGCCAGCCCCGCACCCCTGAGCGCGCCCTACTCGCCGATGACGCCGCCGCCCTCCGCAAGATCTTCGACTGGAAGATTCCCGAAGAGCGCATCGACGACTACATTCACCGCCTCACCCGCCCCGACGCCCTCACCGCGGCCCTGAACTGGTACCGAGCGTTCCCGCTCGCCGGTCCGACCGCCCCGATCACCGTCCCGACCCTCTACGTCTGGGGCTCCGAAGACCCCACCATCGGCTCCACTGCCGCCCTGGCCACCGCCGAACACGTCACCGCCCCCTACCGCTTCGAAATGCTCGAGGACACCTCGCACTGGATCCCCGAGGAAGCCCCCGAATCCCTCACCCGCCTCCTCATGCAACACCTCCTGGCTCATCGGTCCTGAGTCCGAAAACCGCTGCCTCATCCAGCTCGCCAGCCCTACGGACTGGCGCTTGGGGGCCTTTCGCGGCGGCCGAAGGTGGCAAGGACCTGGTCAGTCCCGCTGGGTGAGTTTGGCGTTGAGTTCGAGCGCTTCGCTGAGTTGGTCTTCGAGGATGATGATGCGACACGCTGCTTCCAGGGGGGTGCCGTTGTCGATGAGTTCGCGGGCGCGTGCGGCGATACGCAGTTGGTAGCGCGAGTAGCGGCGGTGCCCGCCGACAGAGCGTTGCGGGGTGATCAGTTTCGCTTCGTCCAGGCTGCGCAGGAATGCTTGGGTGGTGCCGAGCATTTCCGCGGCCCGGCCCATGGTGTAAGCGGGGTAGTCGTCATCGTCGAATTTCTCGTTCGCGGTTGTGGGTCCAGAAATCGTGAGGCCTCCATACGCCGAAGTGCCCCGGCGCCTGCGGCGCCGGGGCACTGAAAGGGGGAATTACTTCGTCTTCCGACATGTAACCGAAACGTCGGCGATCACCCGAATCGCATATCTTCGCGGGTGACCCGACGGGCAATGCCTCCTTTCTCCTCACAGGGTTACTTCATCTTCCGGTGCAACTTCATCTTCCTGTCCGGCGGGCCGGTGGGACCGTTGTACCTGCTGGTCCCGTAGCCGCGTCCGCCGTCTTACCATCACGGGCAGTTCATCATCTCCCGTGCCGTCTGATATTTCCTTCTCTTCCGACGACACAGAAATTATCGCACTTCGTGTCGAATGTCTACTGTTGTCGCTGTAGATTTTTTTTCGGGTCGCCGAGG
Protein-coding sequences here:
- a CDS encoding nuclear transport factor 2 family protein — translated: MNELVAQYLEVWNTTDTAARKAGIEAVFTADATYTDPLAAVAGHDQLDAAIAGVQAQFPGWVFTLAGPVDAHHDQVRFAWELGPADAPAVVIGFDVAVVEDGRIANVYGFLDKVPAAA
- a CDS encoding MerR family transcriptional regulator, with product MGRAAEMLGTTQAFLRSLDEAKLITPQRSVGGHRRYSRYQLRIAARARELIDNGTPLEAACRIIILEDQLSEALELNAKLTQRD
- a CDS encoding IS110 family transposase, whose product is MSNGSGVSRGDRNRNMRMSGLRALVPPENAIVGIDLADRKQMVVVCDHDSKVLARKTFRCRAWDMGAALDWAGARAGAAGFTGATVACEPTGHRWRVLGQLAADRNMLFVCVQPAMTAWSRRAEDLTTDKTDDKDAVLIARLTAQLRCYAPEPVDETWGRLRHLGARRERLLVELVAQVQQIRALLECVWPTALEAAQQPFKSRTWMAALRVICGRGGADFARTRRLGRDRLERLVRGEVTRAGAKRPCFRITSKLFAALDDPAGVLAHRRGALERVHLLLEDWADTKRRLTDTETRMVSVLDELRLTELVTSIVGLSAVGAAAILAETGDPARFRTARAVVKHAGLAPREKKSGSFTGRARLTGAGRPGLRLAAWRGVWGTQRANPVYAARYRHLTTRETNPLTPTQAQAVIAAAILRQLHAVVTTRQPWNPHIATHGTTTTEAAMISTAA
- a CDS encoding amino acid ABC transporter ATP-binding protein is translated as MSASLTGTGLHLTLGHNHVLRGVDIHVDAGKTTTVIGPSGSGKSTLLRVLNRLHEPDQGDVLLDGKSVLTEDPDRLRQRIGMVFQHFNLFPHKTVAENVALGPRKLRGLSRDAARALAVEQLEVVGLAEKADSRPENLSGGQQQRVAIARALAMQPEIMFFDEATSALDPELVKGILALMADLATKGMSMIVVTHEMGFARSVSDSVLFMDAGQVVETGTPDALFDNPRTPRLQRFLSQVL
- a CDS encoding alpha/beta hydrolase; translated protein: MLEATKIPTEFGTFDALTSGEPGGREVMLLHGFPESAIAWEFQLTALGGGGCHVVALDQRGYSPGARPNKVADYRVEELVGDVIAIADQLGWQRFDLVGHDIGAHVGWTVAAEHPARIRTLTAVSQPHPTAFLQAMAEDEDQAQRAQHFTYFRQPRTPERALLADDAAALRKIFDWKIPEERIDDYIHRLTRPDALTAALNWYRAFPLAGPTAPITVPTLYVWGSEDPTIGSTAALATAEHVTAPYRFEMLEDTSHWIPEEAPESLTRLLMQHLLAHRS
- a CDS encoding GNAT family N-acetyltransferase — encoded protein: MEQARSRSDQDWSDLLTQRAQFVASVDGIDVGTAAGLDDPERPGAHLISMWVAEKSRGTGISDRLVRSVVDWAVDAGHYKVWLEVAAGNAAAERLYLRHGFVRTGVQGTIAPDDPRPEFEMLLNL